The genomic stretch AGTTTCGCAGCAAGTACGAAGGCTCGGACAAGGCCCGCGCCACCCTCAACGTGCAGTCGGAGAAAGCCTTCCGCGACAGCACCGCCGACATCACCAAGCTTGAGCGCGGCACCGCCAAGCGGGTGATGCAGTTCATGCGCGACGGCCGCCCGGAGCAGCTCGACTGCACGCTCGACTGGCTGACCGCCTGGGCCCGGGCCGATGCGCTGATGTCCAGGGACTTCAACCACACCGGCAAGTCGATGCGCAAATGGGCGCTGGGCAGCATGGCGTCCTCGTACATCCGCCTGAAGTTCTCCGACTCGCACCCGCTGGCCCAGCATCAGCAGGAAGCCCGGGAGATCGAGGCCTGGTTCAGCAAACTGGCGGACCAGGTGGTGAGCGACTGGGACAACCTGCCGCTGGCGCAGACCAACAACCACTCCTACTGGGCCGCGTGGTCGGTGATGGCGACGGCCATCGCCACCGACCGCCGCGACCTGTTCGACTGGGCGGTGAAGGAATACAAGGTCGGCGCCGGCCAGATCGACGCCGACGGCTACCTGCCCAACGAACTCAAGCGCCAGCAGCGCGCCCTGGCCTACCACAACTACGCCCTGCCGCCGCTGGCGATGATCGCCAGCTTCGCCCAGGTCAACGGCGTGGACCTGCGCCAGGAGAACAACGGCGCCCTCAAGCGCCTGGGCGACCGGGTGCTGGCCGGCGTGAAGGATCCCGACGCCTTCGAAGCCAAGAACGGCAAGCAGCAGGACATGACCGACCTGAAGCAAGACATGAAATTCGCCTGGCTCGAACCGTTCTGCAGCCTCTACGCCTGTGCGCCGGATGTGCTGGAGAAGAAGCACGGCATGCAGCCGTTCAAGACCTTCCGCCTGGGCGGCGACCTGACCAAGGTCTACGACCCGTCGCACGAGAAGGGCAACAAGGGTTCGTGAAGTTCGGCACAACACCCTGTGGGAGCTGGCTTGCCGGCGATTGCAATCTGACATTCAGCATCGATGTCGACTGACACGCCGCCATCGCTGCGGTGCGGCGACCCGACAAGCCAGCTCCCACAGGGGACGGTGTCAGGTTTGAGATTTGTGAGTTGACCCTCCGGTTTCACGTGGGGGGGTTTGGGGGGGCCTTGGCCCTTGACTGTGGCTTCAAACATGGAGAAACCGGGATGGTCTTTTCATCCAACGTGTTCCTGTTCCTGTTCTTGCCGATCTTCCTCGGCCTGTACTACCTGAGCGGGCAACGCTACCGCAACCTGCTGCTGCTGATCGCCAGCTACGTGTTCTACGCCTGGTGGCGGGTGGACTTCCTGGCGCTGTTCGCCGGCGTCACCCTGTGGAACTACTGGATCGGCCTGAAGGTCGGCGCCGCCGGCGTGAAGAGCAAGCCGGCCCAGCGCTGGCTGCTGCTCGGCGTGGCGGTGGACCTGTGCATCCTGGGCTACTTCAAGTACGCCAACTTCGGCGTCGACAGCCTCAACGCGATCATGACGTCGTTCGGCCTGGAGCCGTTCATCCTCACCCACGTGCTGTTGCCGATCGGCATCTCGTTCTACATCTTCGAGTCCATCAGCTACATCATCGACGTGTACCGCGGCGACACCCCGGCCACCCGCAACCTGATCGACTTTGCGGCGTTCGTGGCGATCTTCCCGCACCTGATCGCAGGTCCCGTGCTGCGTTTCCGCGACCTCGCCGACCAGTTCAACCACCGCACCCACACCCTCGACAAGTTCTCCGAAGGCTGCACACGGTTCATGCAGGGTTTCATCAAGAAGGTGTTCATTGCCGACACCCTGGCGGTGGTGGCCGACCATTGCTTCGCCCTGCAACACCCGACCACGGGCGACGCCTGGCTCGGCGCGCTGGCGTACACCGCGCAGCTGTATTTCGACTTCTCCGGTTACAGCGACATGGCCATCGGTCTGGGCCTGATGATGGGTTTCCGTTTCATGGAAAACTTCAAGCAGCCGTACATCAGCCAGTCGATCACCGAGTTCTGGCGCCGCTGGCACATCAGCCTGTCGACCTGGCTGCGCGACTACCTCTACATCACCCTGGGCGGCAACCGCAAAGGCACGCTGATGACCTATCGCAACCTGTTCCTGACCATGTTGCTGGGTGGTCTGTGGCACGGCGCGAACATCACCTACATCGTCTGGGGTGCGTGGCACGGCATGTGGTTGGCGATTGAAAAAATGCTCGGCATCAACACCTCGCCGCGCAGCCTCAACCCGATCCGCTGGGCCCTGACCTTCCTGCTCGTGGTCATGGGCTGGGTGATCTTCCGTGCCGAGAACCTGCACGTCGCCGGGCGCATGTACGGTGCGATGTTCAGCTTCGGCGACTGGTCGCTGTCGGAACTCAACCGCGCCAGCCTCACCGGCCTGCAAGTCGCAACACTGGTGTTGGCTTATCTGACCCTGGCGTTCTTCGGCCTGCGTGATCTGTACACCGGCAAGGCACCGGTCAAGAGCAAGCCTGAAGTGAACGTGGAAAGCGACGGCCCTGCCGGCGCCCAACCGGGCCTGATCAAGGCCGCACCCGGCGAAAACCCGCAAAGCATCCATGAACCCGGCTACACCGTCGGCGTCGATGCCCAGGTGCAACCGGCTTACTGGACAGCCGACTGGCCGCGCTACGCGATGCGCGCCCTGGTGCTGCTGCTGTTCATCGCCTCGATTCTCAAACTCTCGGCGCAGAGCTTCTCGCCGTTCCTTTACTTCCAGTTCTGAGGGATCTGCCATGACCCGCTCATTACGCATGTTCTACATCGCCCTGTTTCTGCTGACCTTGCTGGTGCTCGGCCTGTGGTCGATGCGCAGCTTCTTCGGCTTCAGCACCCACGCCGACGCCACGGTGCTCAACGGCCGCTGGACCAAGGCCGTGGAAACCCATTACGACGACGCGTTTCCGATCAAGCGCCTGGGCACCAACCTGTGGGCCGCGCTGGACTTCAAGCTGTTCAACGAAGGCCGTCCGGGCGTGGTCCTCGGCCGTGACCAGTGGCTGTACAGCGACGAGGAGTTCAACCCGATCGTCAACGAAGAGCTGAACCTGCAAGGCAACTACGCGCTGGTCGAAGGCGTGCGCCAGACCCTGAAAGCGAAAGGCGTGAAACTGGTGATGGCCATCGTGCCGGCCAAAGTACGCCTGTACCCGGAACACCTCGGCGAAGTGAAGCCCGCGAGCATCCATGCCAACCTCTACCAGGACTTCCACGCCCGTGTCGCGGCGGACAAGATCCTCGCCCCGGACCTGCTCGGCCCGCTGCAAAAGGCCAAGCAGAACGGTCAGCAAGTGTTCCTGCGCACCGACACCCACTGGACACCGGAAGGTGCCGAGATCGCCGCCGACACCCTGGCCAAGACCATCGCCGACAAGTTCCCCTTGAGCGGCGAGCCGCAGCGCTTCGTCACCACGCCGGCCGAGAAGGTCACGCACAAGGGCGACCTGCGCCTGTTCCTGCCGCTGGATCCGCTGTTCGAGAACCTGATGCCGGCCAAGGAACCGTTGCAGAAGCGCAACACCGTGGCCGCTGACGAACAGCCGGCCGGCGACGACGCCCTGTTCGCCAGCCGCGAAGTGCCGGTGGCGCTGATCGGCACCAGCTACAGCGCCAACCCCAACTGGAACTTCCTCGGCGCGCTCAAGCAGGCGCTCAACAGCGACGTGGTCAGTTACGCCGAAGACGGCCACGGCCCGATCCTGCCGATGCTCAGCTACCTCAAAAGCGACGACTTCAAGAACAGCCCGCCCCAGGTGCTGATCTGGGAGTTCCCTGAACGATATCTGCCTGTGAACAACGAAATCGGCGACGCCGACCCGCAGTGGGTCGCAGAGCTCAAACAAGCCGGCGCGCGCCAACAGAACGTAGCTGTGAACACTTCATCCGAGACGCCCGACCGGGCGCAAAACTGAAAGAGAGGTACACCATGACTTTCACTCCAACTCCGCGTCGTCTCGCCCAACGCCTTGCCCTCGTCGCCGGCCTGAGCGTGCTGTCGGTCCAGGCGTTCGCCGGCGGCGACGCCGCGCTCTACGGCCCGACCGCGCCCAAAGGTTCGACCTTCGTGCGCGTCTACAACGCCAGCAACGCCGAAGTCAGCGCCACCGTCGGCAGCACCAGCCTGAGCGACATCGCCCCGCTGGCCAGCAGCGACTTCAGCTTCATGCCCGGCGGCGACTACAGCGCCAAGGTCGGCAGCCAGACCCTGCCGGTGAAACTGGCCGGCGACCACTACTACACCCTGGTCAACAACGCTTCCGGCGCGCCGCAACTGATCGAGGAGCCGCCGTTCAAGAACAAGCAGAAATCCCTGGTGCGCGTGCAGAACCTCAGCGACAAGCCGCTGACCCTCAAGACCGCCGACGGCAAGACCGAAGTGGTGCCGAACGTGGCCGCCAAGGGCCGCGGCGAACGGGAGATCAACCCGGTGAAGGTCAGCCTGGCGCTGTACGAAGGCGACAAGAAAGTCGGCGACGTCAAACCGGTCGCCCTGGAACGCGGTGAAGCCGCCGTGCTGTACGTCACCGGAACTGGCAGCAGCCTCTCGCCGGTGTGGGTGAAACGCCCGGTATCGACGCGCTGACGCGCGAGCTATCAGCTTCAAGCCACAAGCCACAAGCTGCAAGCTGCAAGTGAAGGGCTTTTGACTGGCCGCTTGCGGCTTGTGGCTCCCAACTGAATTTTATGGAGTAAACAATATGATTCCGGTGATCTTGTCAGGTGGTAGCGGTTCACGTCTCTGGCCGCTGTCGCGTAAGCAATTCCCTAAGCAATTCCTCGCCCTGACCGGCGAACACACCCTGTTCCAGCAAACCCTCGAACGCCTGGTGTTCGAAGGCATGGACACACCTATCGTGGTCTGCAACAAGGAGCACCGTTTCATCGTCAACGAGCAGTTGGCCGCACGCAATCTGGAAAGCCAGCGCATCCTGATGGAGCCGTTCGGTCGCAACACTGCGCCGGCTGTCGCGTTGACCGCGATGATGCTGGTCAATGAAGGTCGCGACGAGCTGATGCTGGTGCTGCCCGCCGACCATGTGCTGGAAGATCAGAAAGCCCTGCAACGTGCCCTGGCACTGGCTACCGTCGCCGCCGAGAACGGCGAGATGGTGCTGTTCGGCGTGCCGGCCACCAAACCGGAGACCGGCTACGGCTACATCAAGTCGGTCAGCGATGCGCTGCTGCCCGAAGGCGTCAGCCGCGTCTCGCACTTCGTGGAGAAGCCCGACGTCAAGCGCGCCACCGAATACGTCGAGTCCGGCGGCTACTACTGGAACAGCGGCATGTTCCTGTTCCGCGCCAGCCGCTTCCTCGAAGAGTTGAAAAAGCACGACCCGGACATCTACGACACCTGCCTGCTGACCCTGGAGCGCAGCGTCCAGGACCCCGACACCATCACCTTCGACGAAGCCACCTTCGCCTGCTGCCCGGACAACTCCATCGACTACTCGGTGATGGAAAAGACCCAACGCGCCTGCGTGGTGCCGCTGACCGCCGGCTGGAGCGACGTGGGCTGCTGGTCGTCGCTGTGGGAGGTCAACGAGAAAGACGCCAACGGCAACGTCAGCAAGGGCGACGTGGTGATCCAGGACAGCAAGAACTGCATGATCCACGGCAACGGCAAACTGGTGTCGGTGATCGGCCTGGAAAACATCGTCGTGGTGGAAACCAAGGACGCCATGATGATCGCCCACAAGGACAAGGTCCAGGGCGTCAAGCAGATGGTCAACACCCTCAATGAACAGGGCCGCAGCGAAACCCAGAACCACTGCGAGGTCTACCGTCCGTGGGGCTCCTACGACTCGGTGGACATGGGCGGCCGGTTCCAGGTCAAGCACATCTCGGTCAAGCCGGGCGCGTGCCTGTCGCTGCAGATGCACCACCACCGCGCCGAACACTGGATCGTGGTCAGCGGCACCGCCGAAGTCACCTGCGACGAGAACGTGTTCCTGCTCACCGAGAACCAGTCCACCTACATCCCGATCGCCTCGGTGCACCGCCTGCGCAACCCGGGCAAGATCCCGCTGGAGATCATCGAAGTGCAATCGGGCTCGTACCTGGGCGAGGACGACATCGAGCGCTTCGAAGACATCTACGGCCGCTCCACCCCGGTCGAGCGCGGCGTGTCGGTGAAAACCATCGCGCAGTGATCGGCCTGCCGTGACAAAAGCCCCCGCCCGCCCCGCTGCGTCCCCTATCCGCAGCGGGGCGGGCGGGGGCTTTTTTCTGAGGCTTTCGTAGCCTGGTCCGGCGTCATCGCAAACCACTTGCCATTCGCCAACCTCACCTACGCTTAGGTAGGATGCCCTTCTCTCTCTGCGAGGTTTCGCGACATGTTCATCGGCGTCCTGCTGGTCATCACCTGGCTGATCCTGCTGCTGCGCTATCCCGCCAAGGCCTTGCCGGTCTCGGCGGCGGCGGCCGTCGGGCTGGGGCTGGTGGCGATGTGGGTGGTGTGGCTGGACAACCGCGAGGTCAAGCAACTGGCGCGCCTTGAGCTGCGCATCGCTTATGCCCCCGAGCACTGTCCCGCCGACCGTCCGTTGCTGCTCAAGATGAACAACGGCAACGACGTGCCGCTGACCGAACTGCGCTGGCGCATCGCTGCGTATGCGCCGGGCGACACGGTCAACCTGGCCGACAACCAGTACACCGCCCCGCGCTACCGCGGCCCCGGCGAACTGCAGCCCGGCGGCAACTGGGAAGACTGCCTGCCGCTGCCGCCGCTGCGCCCCGGTTACCGCCCGCAGACCCTGGAGTTTCGCGCCGAGCGGTTGCAGGGTAGTTTCTCCGACTGATCCCCCTCACTTCCGCATAAGGAATGCGCCATGCCCGTTGCACTGATCACCGGTTGTTCCAGCGGCATCGGCCGCGCCCTCGCCGACGCCTTCAAGGCCGCCGGCTATGACGTCTGGGCCAGTGCGCGCAAGGCCGAAGACGTCGCCGCGCTGAGTGCCGCCGGCTTCACCGCCGTGCAGCTGGACGTCAACGACGGCGCGGCGCTGGAGCAATTGGGCGAACGGCTGAACCACGAGCGCGGCGGCCTCGACGTGCTGATCAACAACGCCGGCTACGGCGCCATGGGCCCGCTGCTCGACGGCGGCGTGGCGGCCATGCAGCGCCAGTTCGAGACCAACGTGTTCTCGATTGTCGGTGTGACCCGCGCGCTGTTCCCGGTGCTGCGCCGGGCCAGGGGGCTGGTGGTGAACATCGGCAGCGTGTCGGGCGTGCTGGTCACGCCGTTCGCCGGCGCCTACTGCGCCTCGAAGGCGGCGGTGCACGCCTTGAGCGACGCGTTGCGCATGGAGCTGGCGCCGTTCGGCATCCGGGTGACGGAAGTCCAGCCCGGCGCCATCGAATCCAGCTTCGCCAAGAACGCCGGGCATGAGGCCGAGCAACTGATCACCGAGCAGTCGCCGTGGTTTGCGCTGCGCGAAGGGATCCGCGCGCGGGCCAAGGCGTCCCAGGACAAGCCGACCCCGGCCCGGGAGTTTGCCGCCGAACTGCTCAAGGCCGTGCAGCAGGCCAAACCGCCAAGGCTGGTCCGCATCGGCAACGGCAGCCGGGCGCTGCCGTTGCTGGCGACCTGGCTGCCCAAAGGCCTGCTGGAATCGACGCTGATGAAGCGGTTCGGGCTGCGCGCAAGCCTCTGACGGCGACCGGCGAAATGGCCGAACCGGCCGATCCACGCGTCAACACAACCGACTGACCCCCGTGGCGAGGGAGCTCGCTCCCTCGCCACACAATGTCAGCCGGATCATTGGCCGTCGGTCTGCTTCACCACCACCGTGCAGGTGATCCCCGCCGCCAGCAGCACCCCCTCCGGCACCTCGTCGATGTGAATGCGCACCGGCACCCGCTGGGCCAGGCGCACCCAGTTGAACGTCGGGTTGACGTCGGCGATCAGCTCGCGGCTTTCCGGGTTGTCGCGGTCGTAGATGCCGCGGGAAATGCTCTCCACATGGCCCTTGAGGACTTCGCCGCTCATCAGCTGCATGTCGGCCCGGTCGCCCACGCGCACGTGGGGCAGCTTGGTCTCTTCGAAGAAGCCGTAGACCCAGAACGAGTTCATGTCGACCACGGCCATCTTCGCCTCGCCGATGCGCGCGTAGTCGCCGCGGTGGACGTTGAGGTTGGTCACGTAGCCGTCCACCGCCGCCCGCACTTCGGTGCGCTTGAGGTTGAGTTCGGCGGCCTCCAGCTGCGCCTGGGCGTGCTGGTAGTCGGCCAGGGCCGAGTCGGCGATGTTGCTGGCGTCGTCGCGGTTTTCCTTGGAGATCACCAGGTTGTCCAGGTCGGCGCGGCGGTGGGCGTTGACCTTGCGCATCTCCCACGTCGCCTTGCGCGAGGCCACCAGGGCCTGCGCCTGCTTGACCGCCAACCGGTAGTGCTCAGGGTCGATCTGCATCAGCAGGTCGCCCTTCTTCACCAACTGGTTGTCGCGCACCGGCACATCGACCACCTCGCCGGTGACGTCGGCGGCGACGTTGATGATGTCCGCCCGCACCCGGCCGTCGCGGGTCCACGGGGTGTTCATGTAGTGCTCCCACAGGGTGCGCCCGGTCCACAGCGCCAGGGCCAGCACCAGCAGGGTCGCGAGCAGGCTGAAAAACTTTTTCATCAAGACCTTCTTCAGAGTTGGAGAGTCAACGGTAAACGGTCAGCGCCATCGCGCCGAACAGACAAGTGAACAGGCTCAGGCGCAGCAGCGCCGGGTGCCAGAAGAAGCGGTACAGGTCGAACCCCGACAGGAAGCGGTCCAGCGCCCAGGCCAGCGCCGCGGCGACGAAGAACATCAGGGTCATGGTCGGCATGTACACGCCGTGGAAGGCGATTTCACGGGGCATGGGCAAGTCCTTCGGGCTTGGCGGCCGCGTAGGCGGCGAGCGGTGATTGCGGGTCGAGCAACGAAGTGCGGATGAAGTGCAGGTAGCTTTTCACCCGGCGCAGCGCCGAGGTGTCGAAGTGCGGCGCGAACGGCTCGTCGGTGGCGGCGACGCGGCCGATCGCGTGATCCACCGCCACCAGCGCCCGCTCCAGGTTGCTGGCGTTGGGTTGCAGGAACAGCCGCACCAGCGCCCGCCCCATCACCCGGATCGCCTGGCGCCACGGCTGGGATTCGGCGTACGCCGGGTGCACCGGCAAGATCGCCTGCTCCTTGCGCAGCTCGATGATCGCGTGGCCCACCTCCAGCACCACGAACATCCAGCGCAGCAGCTTTTTCTGCACCAGCGGCTGGCCGGTCGCCAGGCCGTAGGCCTGGTGCATCAGGTCGCGGGTGCGGCTTTCGAACCCTGAGGCCAGGCCCTTGAGCTTGCCGCTGATCGCATACACCACCTGGCCGCGCAGGTCCTGCTCCAGCCGTTTCCACAGCCAGCGGCTGTTGGGCGGCAGGATGATCGCCCCGGCGGCGGCGCACACCAGCATGCCCATGACCATGGCGATGTAGTCGTTGATGAAGGTGTACGGGTTGTAGATGGTCAGGTTGTCCGGCACCGAGCCGGTGCTGAAAAAGATCAGCAGCCCGAGGCCGACCCCGGCGTACTGCGGGCGCGACGCCAGGAACGAGCCGAGCACGATCACCGGCGCCAGCATCACGCACAGCAGCGCGAAGCCGTCGATCCACGGGAAGATGAAGAACATCTCGACGAAGCCGATCAGTGCGCCGAGGAACGTGCCGCACGCCATCTGGAACGCCATGCGCTTGGGGTTCGGCGTGGCGGCGGACAGGCCCACGGTGGCGGCGGCGATCAGGGTCATGGTCGCGCCGCTCGGCCACGCGGTGGCCACCCAGTAGCTGCCCAGCACGATCAGGATGAACGAGGCGCGGATCCCCGAAGCGGCCGCCGCCCACCAACTGGTCTGCGGGGTGAACGGCTCGTCCCAGCGCTCGCGCTCGTGGGTGTGGTCGGCCAGCGACGCGTGGGTCTGTGCATAACCGTGCAGGTCATCGACGAAGCGGTAGAGCAACTCGTACGCAGTGTGGAAATCCAGCAGCTCGGCCTCGCTCGGGCCGGTCTCCTGGAACGCCGCCCGCAGGCTGCGCACCCGAGCCGGCAGGCCTTCCTTGTAGGCCGCGAGCGCCGTCACCAGGCGCGCCGCATCGGGGCTGGTCAGGGCCCGGCCGCTGAAACCGTCGAGCACTTCGGCCAGGTCCTGCAGACCCGGTTTGATGGCCGCCACGACGTGTTCCTCACCGTTGCCGCGCAAGCGTTCGAGCAACTGATGCAGGGCGTTGAAACGGGTGGTGATGCCCATGAACTCGCTGTTCAGGCGGCTCAACCGGCCGTTGCGCCGACGCATGTGCGGGTCTTCGAACACCGTCACGCTGCGCAGGCCTTCCAGGCCCACGGCCTCGGCGATGAAGCGCACGTTGCTGGCCTCGAACGACTCAGGCTTGCTGCGCCCGCGCAGGCCGTCGGTGACGAACAACGCGAACACGCCGAAACGCTGGTACAGGGCGTTGCGCATGGCGGCGCTGGCGGTCTGCGGCAGGATCGCGGCGCTGACCAGGGTGGAGCAGAGAATCCCCAGGGAGATCTCCAGCACCCGCCACACCGCCGCCATGAACGCGCCGTCCGGGTGCGCCAGCGCCGGCAGGCCGACCATCGCCGCCGTGTACCCGGCCAGCACGAAACCGTAGGCGCGGAAGTTGCGGCAACGGGCGGCGCCGGCCGAGCAGATGCCGACCCAGATCGCCAGCGAGCCCAGGAACAGTTCGGTGTTCTGGGCGAACAGCGCGATCAGCGTGACCATCATCGCCGAACCGGCCAATGTGCCGAGGAACCGGTAGAAACTCTTGGCGAACACCTGGCCGCTCTGCGGCTGCATGACGATGAACACGGTGATCATCGCCGTGCGCGGCTGCGGCAGCTCCAGGCGCATCGCCAACCACAGGGTGAGGAACGCGGCGATCAGCACCTTGAAGATGTAGACCCAGGTCACGCCGTCGCTGCGTGCCCAGTCGAAGAAACCCCGGCGCCATTCCAGGGAGTGCAGCCAGCGCAGGGGGGCGGGCATGGGAGTCATTCGAATATGCTCAAGAAATCAGTCTGGACTCAGAACTTGTGGGAGCTGGCTGGCTAGCGAAGGCGGCGTCACATTCAACCGTGAGGTCGCCTGACCCAGCGCATTCGCGGGCAAGCCCGCTCCCACACCGGGGGGTGTTCACCGCAGCAGCGCCGGGGTTTTCGGGGCCTGGGTCTGCTCAGCCGTCGGCACATCGTTGCCCGCACCGAGCCCGCCGCCCAACGCCGTCACCAATTGCGCATGGGCGCTCAACCGCGCCGCCTGCACCTGCTGCTGCACCTGTTGCTGCTTGAACAGCAGGGTCTGGGCGTTGAGCACGTTGAGGTAATCGGTGAGCCCGCGCCGATAGGCGACCATCGCGATGTCGTAGGTCTTCTGCGCGGCGGCCACGGACTCGGCCGCGAACGTCTGCTGCTTGTCCATCGACTCGCGGCGGATCAACTGGTCGGAGAGGTTCTTCAGCGCGTTGACCAGGGTCTGGTTGTAGTGCGCCACTGCGATGTCGTAGCCGGCGGCCGCTTCACCCAACTCAGCGCGCAAGCGCCCGCCGTCGAAAATCGGCAGCGAGATCGCCGGCCCCACGGTGTAGTTGAGCTTCTTGCCGGTCAGGAACTCCAGCGCTCCGCCGCCGGTGGCCATGTAGCCGAGGCTGCCGACCAGATCGACGTTGGGGTAGAACCCGGCATGCGCCACGTCGATGCCACGGGCCTGCGCCGCCACCTGCCAGCGGCTGGCGACCACGTCCGGGCGCTGGCCGAGCAGTTCGGCGGGCAGCGCCGACGGCAGCTTCAGCGCCGTGCCCAGGGACAGGGTCGGCCGCTGCAACTGCGCGCCCTCCCCCGGCCCCTTGCCGGCCAGCGCGGCGATCTGGTTGCGGCTCAGGGCGATGGCTTCGTCCAGCGCATCCAGTTGCCGGTGGGTTTCCGGCAATGGCGTTTCGGCCTGGCTGACTTCGAAATGGGTGCCGATCCCGCCGTTCAGGCGTTTTTGCGCCAGGTCCAGAATCTGCTGTTGCTGCGCCAGCGTCGCGGCGACGATGTCGCGCTGGGCGTAATGCAGCGACAGCTCGATGTAGGCCAGCACCAGGTTGTTCTGCAGTTCGAGCCGGGCCTGCTGCGCCTCGGCCGCCGTCATGTGCGCCAGGTCCACCGCCCGTTCGGTGCTGTTGCGGTCCCGGCCCCAGAGGTCCAGGTCGTAACTGAAGCCCAACGCGGCGTTGTTGTCCCAGGTGGTGGTGTTGGCCAGCTCGCCCGGGCCGTAGAACTGATCGGTCGGCCAGTTGTGGCGCTTGAGCGTGGACTGCCCGTTGACCTGCAGCGACTCGGCGGCTTCGGCCGCACCGGCCATCGCCCTGGCCTGGCGCACCCGCGCGGCGGCCATGGCCAGGCTCGGGCTGCCTTGCACGGCCTGGTCGATCCAGCGGTTCAGCTGCGGGTCGCCAAAGGCTTGCCACCATTGCGTGGCGGGCCAGTTTGCGTCACGGGCGGCGTGGGCGATGGCGTCGTCGGTGGCCAGTGCGTTGGCCTCCAGCGCCTTGCCCTGCGGGGCGATCCCGCCGGTTCCGATGCAGCCGCCAAGACCCAGGGTAAAAGCCAGAACACTGAGCGGCAAAAGCGCTCTGTTGATGCGACGCGGCACTGCTGCGACTTCCTGAAAGAGGGGAAAAGCGGGGAACCTGTGGGAGCGGCGACGGAGCGGTTGCCTGCCGGCGCGGTAGCACACCCGACCGCCGGATCCGTTGACCTGGCGCATGCGCAAGCACACCCCATTCCCACTTCGGCGCAATTCTATGAGGGCGCCCGGACCGCGATAAGCTGGGATTCCTGTGAATCTTTGTTACCGTTAACGAGATAATCCCTAAGTCGGGGGTCTCGCCTTTGAAACTTCATGTCACAATTTGCCATCTCCCTTGAGAGCACCCCATGGACACATTGCAAAACATGCGTGCCTTCAGTTGCGTGGCCGAGGCCGGCAGTTTCACCGCCGCCGCCGTGCAGCTCGACACCACCACGGCCAACGTCTCGCGCGCGGTCTCCAACCTTGAGGCCCACCTGCAAACCCGCCTGCTCAACCGCACCACCCGGCGCATCGCCCTGACCGAGGCCGGCAAGCGCTACCTGCTGCGCTGCGAGCAGATCCTGGCCTACGTGGAAGAGGCCGAAGCCGAGGCCAGCGACGCCCACTCGCGCCCGGCCGGGCAGCTCAAGGTCCACACCATGACCGGCATCGGCCAGCACTTCGTCATCGACGCCATCGCCCGCTACCGCAAGACCCACCCGGACGTGACCTTCGACCTGACCCTGGCCAACCGCGTGCCGGACCTGCTCGACGAGGGCTACGACGTGTCCCTGGTGCTGGCCAGCGAACTGCCGGACTCCGGCTTCGTCTCCCAGCGCCTGGGCATCACCTACAGCATCGTCTGCGCCTCGCCCGCCTACGTGAAGGCCAACGGCTGCCCGCAGAAGCCCAGCGACCTGCTCAACCATGCCTGCCTGCGCCTGGTGAGCCCGGTCATCCCGTTGGAGAAATGGGCCTTCGACGGCCCGGAAGGCCAGGAGATGGTGACCATCAACAGCTCGCCGTTCCTGGTGAACTCGGCCGACGCGATGAAAACCGCGATCATCAGCGGCATGGGCATCGGCGTGCTGCCGGTG from Pseudomonas ekonensis encodes the following:
- a CDS encoding MBOAT family O-acyltransferase; amino-acid sequence: MVFSSNVFLFLFLPIFLGLYYLSGQRYRNLLLLIASYVFYAWWRVDFLALFAGVTLWNYWIGLKVGAAGVKSKPAQRWLLLGVAVDLCILGYFKYANFGVDSLNAIMTSFGLEPFILTHVLLPIGISFYIFESISYIIDVYRGDTPATRNLIDFAAFVAIFPHLIAGPVLRFRDLADQFNHRTHTLDKFSEGCTRFMQGFIKKVFIADTLAVVADHCFALQHPTTGDAWLGALAYTAQLYFDFSGYSDMAIGLGLMMGFRFMENFKQPYISQSITEFWRRWHISLSTWLRDYLYITLGGNRKGTLMTYRNLFLTMLLGGLWHGANITYIVWGAWHGMWLAIEKMLGINTSPRSLNPIRWALTFLLVVMGWVIFRAENLHVAGRMYGAMFSFGDWSLSELNRASLTGLQVATLVLAYLTLAFFGLRDLYTGKAPVKSKPEVNVESDGPAGAQPGLIKAAPGENPQSIHEPGYTVGVDAQVQPAYWTADWPRYAMRALVLLLFIASILKLSAQSFSPFLYFQF
- a CDS encoding alginate O-acetyltransferase AlgF, translated to MTFTPTPRRLAQRLALVAGLSVLSVQAFAGGDAALYGPTAPKGSTFVRVYNASNAEVSATVGSTSLSDIAPLASSDFSFMPGGDYSAKVGSQTLPVKLAGDHYYTLVNNASGAPQLIEEPPFKNKQKSLVRVQNLSDKPLTLKTADGKTEVVPNVAAKGRGEREINPVKVSLALYEGDKKVGDVKPVALERGEAAVLYVTGTGSSLSPVWVKRPVSTR
- a CDS encoding mannuronate-specific alginate lyase codes for the protein MRNRTIKHLLAPSLLTLAMFAGATQAAAPLRPPQGYFAPVDKFKTGDKSEGCDAMPAPYTGPLQFRSKYEGSDKARATLNVQSEKAFRDSTADITKLERGTAKRVMQFMRDGRPEQLDCTLDWLTAWARADALMSRDFNHTGKSMRKWALGSMASSYIRLKFSDSHPLAQHQQEAREIEAWFSKLADQVVSDWDNLPLAQTNNHSYWAAWSVMATAIATDRRDLFDWAVKEYKVGAGQIDADGYLPNELKRQQRALAYHNYALPPLAMIASFAQVNGVDLRQENNGALKRLGDRVLAGVKDPDAFEAKNGKQQDMTDLKQDMKFAWLEPFCSLYACAPDVLEKKHGMQPFKTFRLGGDLTKVYDPSHEKGNKGS
- a CDS encoding mannose-1-phosphate guanylyltransferase/mannose-6-phosphate isomerase → MIPVILSGGSGSRLWPLSRKQFPKQFLALTGEHTLFQQTLERLVFEGMDTPIVVCNKEHRFIVNEQLAARNLESQRILMEPFGRNTAPAVALTAMMLVNEGRDELMLVLPADHVLEDQKALQRALALATVAAENGEMVLFGVPATKPETGYGYIKSVSDALLPEGVSRVSHFVEKPDVKRATEYVESGGYYWNSGMFLFRASRFLEELKKHDPDIYDTCLLTLERSVQDPDTITFDEATFACCPDNSIDYSVMEKTQRACVVPLTAGWSDVGCWSSLWEVNEKDANGNVSKGDVVIQDSKNCMIHGNGKLVSVIGLENIVVVETKDAMMIAHKDKVQGVKQMVNTLNEQGRSETQNHCEVYRPWGSYDSVDMGGRFQVKHISVKPGACLSLQMHHHRAEHWIVVSGTAEVTCDENVFLLTENQSTYIPIASVHRLRNPGKIPLEIIEVQSGSYLGEDDIERFEDIYGRSTPVERGVSVKTIAQ
- a CDS encoding multidrug transporter, which produces MFIGVLLVITWLILLLRYPAKALPVSAAAAVGLGLVAMWVVWLDNREVKQLARLELRIAYAPEHCPADRPLLLKMNNGNDVPLTELRWRIAAYAPGDTVNLADNQYTAPRYRGPGELQPGGNWEDCLPLPPLRPGYRPQTLEFRAERLQGSFSD
- a CDS encoding alginate O-acetyltransferase, producing the protein MTRSLRMFYIALFLLTLLVLGLWSMRSFFGFSTHADATVLNGRWTKAVETHYDDAFPIKRLGTNLWAALDFKLFNEGRPGVVLGRDQWLYSDEEFNPIVNEELNLQGNYALVEGVRQTLKAKGVKLVMAIVPAKVRLYPEHLGEVKPASIHANLYQDFHARVAADKILAPDLLGPLQKAKQNGQQVFLRTDTHWTPEGAEIAADTLAKTIADKFPLSGEPQRFVTTPAEKVTHKGDLRLFLPLDPLFENLMPAKEPLQKRNTVAADEQPAGDDALFASREVPVALIGTSYSANPNWNFLGALKQALNSDVVSYAEDGHGPILPMLSYLKSDDFKNSPPQVLIWEFPERYLPVNNEIGDADPQWVAELKQAGARQQNVAVNTSSETPDRAQN